The Bicyclus anynana chromosome 4, ilBicAnyn1.1, whole genome shotgun sequence genome window below encodes:
- the LOC128199932 gene encoding inter-alpha-trypsin inhibitor heavy chain H4-like, translating to MKSRQLVIALCISVIASSTALPTRNELVVFRDDSSEASNLISGIFDVPTDIKITEMRVRSEIALRYACTSVVTHVRNPKKQPQEVTFRMLLPDTAFISNFTMILGGKSYKAYVREKLEAQQIYNRSVAEGLSAAHVATEARDSNHFVVSVNVQGNSTAVFDLRYEEFLVRRNGLYNHAINLNPGGPVQKMEVVVRIKESQKITKLFVPEIRSGNEVDATEKDTQNSKAEIRRGNSKREVIVTFAPDLIEQDRLAEVYERKSKDKNSMEKFIGYSSDEDESDREGSTLGQFVVQYDVERSNNGEVLVNDGYFVHFLAPTSLPPLNKYVVFVLDTSGSMMGRKIDQLRSAMAAILSDLNPNDYFNIVEFNSVVTVHELKEADDAQSAWYSNSALVPPARATPENIDKAKVIVSELDVSGVTDIHSALEMAFNLVRQEIAQEDRKELPNGDTGPSDTDTNGNAGPSETDTNGNNAGPSDRDTNVDEVANIEKDLERMVIFLTDGDANEGETSAARIVTSITRKNSGDKRASLYTLAFGEEANRVFLRELSLRNEGFMRQIYVAADAALQLYDFYRQVSSPLLSHVQFQYPRRQIKEGSVSRTQFRSINAGSEVAVVGQIAEDVNEITPTVRGVRSSGDGSGRKTYKSNPRVAVNNTTDEHLPLERLWAYLTIRQLLDQHEADHSYSNDENSPGQKALNIALQYAFVTPLTSLVVVKPDEKGANEMRSRYEYAPRSPPIMAPVVPEATLHTSNEYASDGFSAFPISAALVPGNTMKTYSVDRHFVGPTLRAGGELHACDI from the exons ATGAAGTCCCGACAACTGGTTATAGCATTGTGCATAAGTGTTATAGCAAGTTCTACGGCGCTTCCCACCCGGAATGAACTTGTAGTATTTCGAGATGACTCTTCAgaa GCCTCTAACCTAATTAGTGGGATTTTTGATGTCCCCACGGATATCAAAATAACAGAGATGCGCGTACGCTCTGAAATAGCCCTCCGATATGCGTGCACTTCTGTGGTGACTCAcgtgcggaaccctaaaaaacagcCTCAGGAGGTTACGTTCCGCATGCTGCTGCCTGACACTGCCTTCATCAGTAACTTTACCAT gATTTTAGGTGGGAAATCCTACAAAGCGTACGTTAGAGAAAAGTTAGAAGCTCAACAGATTTACAATCGATCGGTAGCGGAGGGGCTTAGCGCTGCTCACGTTGCAACCGA AGCACGAGACTCGAATCACTTCGTTGTATCAGTGAATGTGCAAGGCAACTCCACAGCTGTCTTTGACTTGAGATACGAAGAATTTCTGGTCCGGCGTAATGGTCTATACAACCATGCTATCAATCTGAATCCTGGAGGTCCTGTGCAAAAAATGGAGGTCGTTGTGCGTATCAAGGAATCACAAAAGATCACTAAACTGTTTGTTCCTGAAATAAGATCTGGCAACGAGGTTGATGCGACGGAAAAAGATACGC AAAACTCTAAAGCAGAGATTCGTAGAGGTAACAGCAAACGGGAGGTAATAGTTACTTTTGCTCCTGATTTGATAGAACAGGACAGACTTGCTGAAGTTTATGAG AGAAAATCCAAAGACAAGAACTCAATGGAAAAGTTCATTGGTTATAGTAGCGATGAAGACGAGAGCGATCGTGAAGGTTCAACACTCGGCCAGTTCGTAGTACAATATGACGTTGAGCGATCTAATAATGGTGAAGTTTTG GTAAATGATGGTTATTTTGTGCACTTCTTGGCTCCCACGTCGCTGCCGCCTTTAAACAAGTACGTGGTTTTCGTGCTGGATACTTCTGGCTCCATGATGGGCAGGAAAATCGATCAGCTGCGAAGCGCAATGGCGGCCATCCTCTCCGATCTCAATCCAAACGACTATTTCAATATTGTCGAATTCAACTCCGTCGTTACG GTTCACGAACTAAAGGAGGCGGATGACGCTCAGTCGGCTTGGTACAGCAATTCGGCGCTGGTGCCACCAGCTCGCGCAACGCCGGAAAACATTGATAAGGCAAAAGTTATAGTATCCGAACTTGATGTTTCTGGAG TTACCGATATCCACAGCGCGCTAGAAATGGCATTCAACCTTGTAAGACAGGAAATAGCTCAGGAAGATAGAAAAGAATTACCAAATGGAGACACTGGTCCTAGCGATACAGACACAAATGGAAATGCTGGTCCCAGCGAAACAGATACAAATGGAAATAATGCTGGTCCCAGCGATAGAGATACTAATGTTGATGAGGTAGCAAATATAGAAA AAGATTTGGAGCGTATGGTCATATTTCTGACAGACGGCGATGCCAACGAAGGCGAAACTAGTGCCGCCCGAATTGTTACTTCAATTACTAGGAAAAATTCTGGAGATAAACGGGCTTCCTTATACACACTCGCATTTG GTGAAGAAGCGAACCGCGTCTTCTTGCGTGAGCTATCGCTTCGCAATGAAGGCTTCATGCGACAGATCTACGTGGCAGCTGACGCGGCACTACAACTGTACGACTTCTACCGACAGGTTTCTTCGCCGCTCCTCTCTCATGTGCAGTTCCAATATCCTCGCAGACAg ATAAAAGAAGGCTCCGTGAGTCGCACTCAGTTCCGCAGCATCAACGCAGGCTCCGAGGTGGCGGTCGTCGGCCAGATCGCCGAAGACGTCAACGAGATCACGCCGACAGTTCGCGGCGTGCGTAGCAGCGGCGATGGCTCTGGCAGG AAAACTTACAAATCCAACCCGAGAGTGGCTGTAAACAACACAACAGACGAGCACCTGCCGCTGGAGCGCCTGTGGGCGTACCTCACTATCAGACAGCTGCTGGATCAGCACGAGGCTGACCATAGCTACAGCAACGACGAGAACAGCCCTGGACAGAAGGCTTTGAATATAGCTCTCCAG tACGCGTTTGTGACACCCCTGACATCGTTAGTAGTGGTTAAGCCAGATGAAAAAGGAGCTAACGAAATGCGCT ctCGATACGAATACGCGCCTCGCTCTCCGCCTATCATGGCACCTGTCGTGCCAGAAGCTACTTTGCATACCTCAAACGAGTACGCCTCAGACGGTTTCAGTGCATTTCCTATATCTGCTGCTCTTGTACCAGGCAATACAATGAAAACTTACTCCGTTGATCGTCATTTCGTGGGCCCTACTCTTAGAGCTGGAggag AATTACACGCATGTGACATTTAG